The nucleotide sequence TCACCAAAACTTATGTACCACAAGATAGGTTCTTCTCTATATGCTTTGTTTCTCTTTAGTTGCTCTGTTCAGTTTTGTGGCTTTGTTTCTGCTTCGTTGTTCTGTTCTATTTGGTTGCtctttttctgtttctcttGCGGGGCATACGTTAAATCCAGAAACTATGTAGTAACGTCACACGTACAAGCAACGTGAGACAAACCCGTTATAACCTTTTTATGTATTATTCCCTTCCGTAATGGAAAGTTTTAATCTTTTATCCTTTTCTTTGAACCAGAGGCGACTGgaagaaaaaatattagatattttCCCCTCTTTAACAATTATTTTACACTTTTTAGTGCTTGAAACTCGTTTgatttcttttaattaaaaggGTTTTCTATTAAAATGCATGTAAGTCAAAGCCATGACTTTTACAAGTCATTCAGTTTGGTACAGAGAAATGAGAGCTAGAGTTTTAAGATCACACACTTTATTTAGACTtgaaagaacaaaacaaaaccaaagacAATAGAGGAAGAGAATCTCAAACCAAACTAGTTGCTTTGTTCTCTATTCACAATTTGTATTCATATAATCACTATCTTTGTTTTGTTGCctactctgtttttttctagCTTAGTGTGATTCAATAATAATCATTACTTTCTGTCAATACAAATAAATGCAGAGAggttaaaacatttataattacTGCATATCATGATTACTTGTTTTTATCTATTTTCTTCTATTTCCCTTTTCTTTAGCTTTATCTTTTTATCCTCCATACGAATTTATAATCATGTTCTTCTCTCTTTGATCATTGATTtcttaaaaagaagaaaaaatcacatttttagGACGAAAACGAAATAAATGCGACAATAATTTTCCCTAATGTAATTCACACCCGACGTGTGAAGCTGCACAACCCATGTGTGATGTAATGATTTAACATGAACAATAATCATAACACAAGCTAGCtttgatattattattactctcttttgtctttttatttttgttcataaTTTTTTCTGTTTATTGATGAAAGCAAGCAATCAATGGAGAGGCTAAACTCGAAGCTGTATGTGGAGAACTGTTTCATAATGAAAGAGAATGAGAGGCTAAGGAAGAAAGCTGAGCTTCTGAACCAAGAAAATCAACAGCTTCTGGTTCAACTCAAACAGAAACTCTCCAAGGCTAACAAGAACCCTAATGGATCAAACAATGACAACAATGTCTCTTCATCAAGCTCTGCTTCTGGACAATCCTGAATTATAATTAAGAAATGTTAGAGCAAAGAATCTGGAATTGGAAGAAAAAAAGACTCAACCGTATGGACTTTTTCTTTGGTTATTTCATTTGGTGTTAATGTAGGGAAGATAGTAGTAGTATCCAGTAGTTTTTAATGAAAGAAGATTCTCTTCTATTACAAGAAGACAGTATCTCTGTGTTAGTCTTCTCAGTCATATTTTACTTTGTTTCTGTTTTCGATGTTAATTAAAGAactttctttgctttcttgtGTGGGGTTTGGGTTTTAGGATATGGTTGATTCTTGGACTAACATTGTACCTCTGCTCTATCAAATATTTTCTCATGTCCATATCTATCCATTAATTTCTCAAATCTATTCAGTTTCTTATAAGCAGAACAAACAAATGTCTtcctatattaatatatcatcTCAAGTAGCCATATCATAAGCCCACACAGAATATTTAATTGCTTTGTTCATAGTAATTtactaagtctttttttttgtcaacaatttaCTAAGtctttacatttttgtttttgttcaaagtCTGAAATTATATTGATGCGTTAATTTAGAAAACTGATTTTACATttatcatgtttttaactttttagtaattaaaaggATATTTTGAGAATATAAAGGAAGAGTGGCGACTATAGTGTGATGTAGCAATTCAAGTCACGTGATGAAAAGTTGTATCCCATAACACCCTTAACTGAAATGATTTAATAATTAGGCCATGCGCATCTGAACATTCTAATTATTATATggtttcaaaattcaaaaaaaatcatgattttgtttttcatgATATAAGTTGTCACATATCTATACGTAAATCATTTATCCTCAACAATTATACTGGATACAAATTCagataaaattttcatattatagGCTTATTGCTCCTCAAACCAGCTGAGTTAATTACGTATTTTACATTAAAGTAGAATAAACAGGTTTACATTGTTATTAAtccttttagttattttataatatacctttttaactttaaaaacaaATCAGTGGGATTCAAGCGGCTCTGTGCAGAGAGATGAGACAGGAGGCTTTTCATTCGGATTCTATGTGACGTCATCAAGCCACAAATTATTAGTCAAAAGACTAttcatttttctttgaaaaatgtAACTACGAGTTCTGGTTTTATTTGACTTTATTTTGTCTACTACATCCTTAACATCAACTCATCGCATTTAcccttttatttaattttccttCGCATTTCATTTCAACTTTTAAATAATTCCAAATGGCTCCTTACACCCTTTTTCATATTGACATAAAAGGTCCTCAGATTAAAGTTTGATAAAATTAAAGGACAACTTCGACCACGTCCATGATGTTTTAGCTGAGAGTTCAACAGCAAAGACTCCAAATGGTAAATgacaaaataacaatagttagatttaaaaatgaatttcttaaatttaataccacgaaattacataatttttcaaacaaaaaatcatataaaattatttttcgtcaaaatcgcaaaaataatgtttttgccAAAATCGcataatcaaaattttcaattaaaccatatttttcattaaaaccacaaaaacattttttcttaccaaaaaaacataatcacCTTTTTCCGAAAAAATCGCGAAATCATATTTTTCGCCAaactagaaaataattattttatttttgtaaaaaatgtaaaattccCTTTTTTGCCAGTAGCGAAATTAAATTTTCTTGCCAAaattatgaaatcatattttcatACTAAAAgtcaaaaatcatattttctgcTAAAATCGTAACAAAAAAGTGTCataaaaaccacaaaatcatatttatctACCAAACACACATaatcacatttttattttttttgtttaaattttatatttattaatcaaataatgaATGCCCATTTACAGAGGAATAATTGTAGCACTAATACTCTAACTCTCTAACTATATGGTAAGGTTCAGATTTTAGTCATAAGAAGAAGCATTGTCCCTTTAACGGACATAAACTTCCAGCCAGCGACGAAGCAACCCTTCTAACTTATGGTTTCCAGTATACATCAGGGAGGATATCCTATTGCGAATTGCCTTATCAATCTGTCTTCTAATCACTTCAGTAGGTAGCCAAGGGCACTGGTGCCTGCGAGAGTTATGTTCCCTCCATACAAGATAGATGGTAGCATGAAAAACCAGTTTCAAAAGGATAATGTCCAGCTTGGGACGATTACGCTGTAGTAGAGACGTCACTATAACCGCCCAATCAGGTGATGCAGCAGTGCCCAAAAGACTCGCCATTAATGTAGTCCAGATTGTGAATGTAAGTAATAGGACAAGCAAAAAACAGGTAGTCCCTTGTCTCGTCTCGCTCACCACAAAACATACAGCCTTGTGTGATCTCCCATTGTCTCATGCGAACACATGTGGAATGTCGGTCCCTGAATGCCAGCCAGATGATGAATGCATGTCGTGGTACTCTTTGTGTAAACCAGACAAGTTGAGACCATGATAGGCCCCCGAGTTCTGATTTGGTCCCAAGTTCTCCCTGTTGAAAAGTGATCTTTATAAACTTTCTCATCATGCCGCCATAACACAAGATCACATCCCTTAGTAGCATCTGGTTTCTGAGCACTTTCAATAGCAGCATACACCTCATTAAAAATCTCCTATCACGTCCCTTAGTAGCATCTGGTTTCTTCATCATGCCACCATAACATAATCACATTTTTCGACAAAactgcaaaatatttttttcctccTAAATCATGGTATTACATTCTCTcgctagaaaaaaaaaataactttttggccaaaacctcaaaattattttttccaaccCGCAAAATTACTTTTCcaccaaaatcataaaatcacatttttttcgccaaaacatcaaaatcgagttttccgtTCAActctcaaaattattttttttggtcaaaatcacaaaataatatttttgtcatAACCGCAAAATCACTTTTCCTAACAAATATGTAAAACCACTTTTTTACCAATACTGCATAATCAcatttcccaccaaaaccgtaaaTCACAACAAAAACGCAAATTCCCAACCAAAATCATAGACTTAGATTTTTCCGTCAGCCCGTTAAATTACCTTTTCTCCTAAAGCCATAGAATCACTTTTTCGCCGAAACTGCAAAATAACATTTTCCACACAAActgcaatattatattttctcacTAAAATTACATTAGTTTGCatttattgtaaatataataaatatttagctAAGATCCAAATATAGCTAAATATAAAACATGTCTATTTAGTCTTTTTTATTAACAAATGCATCTCGATGAAgatgtaaattaaataaaaatcaaacaaacacATTTGCATCAAAAATGCTTCATCTGATGCacaatctaaaatataaatttaaaacatctaAATTACCATCTGAATAAGACATACAAATAAAGTATCTGGATGCACTTTCCAAATGTACAAACTAACAACATCTTATTCGTTTGTTTTTctgtttatattattaaaagttgggtaatattttatatttgactaCAAACGGATCAAgtaatacacaaaatattttttaaagaaagtaATTCGTAAGTAATCCcacaaaataatttgaaaaaaacttGCTAATTAAGGTACTAAAATCTGACAAGTAATTTTGTAAATAgatttttggaaaatatttatACTGTTATTGCACATtaaaatgacttgaaaccagtattttgaaacccgacccagatccgcggttgaaccggtaaacccggCAACCCAGAAAAAATCTGGTTTGAATTTTGTGAGAAACTTAATATTCAGAATCCGCAAAAACTCACAAAAACCCAGTAGAACCCGGAACCCAGTACCGGTTGAACCActggttgaaccaataaataacttttattttttttttaattattaattatgtttttagattatgttttatattctaaatttctaattaaaaagttatatactgacaaaaaatgttagttttttccttttcagttttatatttgtgatttttagattttaatgaagatttcactatgccacttgaagaaaataaagtgaacgatggtagagagaaccaaaactagttgatgtgatttggtgttagtttatttccgttattgataatttattttgtaattaaaatttaatttattattcacattaaatatttaaatatttataaattttatcttgatttttttagatgtcataactcttaTTTTGTTAGACAAAACTATAAATAGTCTAAATTATTTGTTGATATTTTGtatatcaaatgaaaataaagatatagaaattaaagttaagtattttctaaatgttattaaacataaaaatatacatatccaaactattattttatgtttataaaaacatttaaaaatattaaattttagtttcgatacttttatttacatagcttaatattattatataataaatttatttatttattaatccaCGGTCGACCCAGTGACCCAGCGACCCGGTAAATCGTCTGGTTCAGTGTTtgggtcgggtttaaaaacattgcttGAAACTGATACGTTAATATCAAGTAATATTGCCATTTCGTTTGTCCTTTCACATTAAAATGTGTTAAGACACATTGAACTAGCTagagaaataaaaaagatgTCGCATCGAACTCAAGTGTGTGTATGAAAATCAGATTGAGACCAAGAACCATCATTTGATATAATAACTGGCCAAAATGAATCATCATCATACTATATCATAAAACAAGGCAAACTCGAAGTCAACATTGAAATCTCAGTTTTAGAGATGTCCGAAatatgattactccaaatctctttggaagACCATGCAAGGCATCATCATCTGACGTAAGAATTAATTATGGACCTCCAGTTTTCAATTTCTATAATCATTGTTCTACTCACTTCTTATTTATGAGACCTAGATATTAGACGGACAGTATATGTTATAGGGTTTGAGTTACAATGTAAAATATCTTTGACCCTTATTTTACATTTGTTCGTCTCTAATGTTACTCTCAGGTTGAGAATGGAGGAGTAGAGCAAAGGTGGATCATATACTAATGTGTAGCCTCTATCTTATAATTTCCATTcacaaaattttacatattaattAGAAAAGATGGAGGAACCACAAGCAGTACAAATATATTTgtctttttgtgaaaaaaaGTTGAGGAACCACTTGATATACAATACACATGCTAAAAAGAGTGTTTCATACacttttttatttgtaaaatttgttttaagttattattctatttcaatatttttatgataaaactTTTTATATCATATACAAACATAATATTATAGTTCTTTATCTTCTAATTTGTACTACATTAAATACACCATTTAGTATTAATATTTACACCATATTTatcatgtaaaattttaatttaatataataatattacagtttatttatagttttcaaattatacattttcaaattttatcattttaaaaaaaaaaaaaaagtcaaattcTGTTTGAAGTAGAATATGTGTTATCTattaaatattaagatttatattatttatgttgaTATTATTATAGAAAACATTAAGTAGTTTTACTATGGTAATAGAATACTATTTTACTAcagttataattattttaaaatcatccaaaataaatttaaaactgtaaatagttatatatatttttaaactatttttaattatattttaaataatattttactaattcaatttataaaaaaaatattacaataactaatttgaattatgaaagataattagtaatataaaattgtatcttaaaataatttatagtatattttgaaaaaaattatatctttcattattaatttttaaaatattaatttttaattatgaaaataaatattttaaattttatatagattaCTTTAAATTAGTACATTATTTTGGACTACGTTTTATCCACTTTCAACATTCagtcatatgttttgaaccgcTAGATCTGCTAGATCTACACTTAAACCGCTTGATCCGCTTGATCCACTTTTATCCTACTGAATCCATTAGATCCGCAAAACTTGATCCGATTTCTCTATTCGGAGCCTCAGTGGAGTGAAACTCCAAGTATGCGAAACATCATGAAGAAAACACAGTAGTGGAGTGCCACTAAGATTTATGTAGGCAACATTATgaagaaaacattttaatacACAATGTTTGTTAGGCAACATTAATGGGGTGCAATGCAAAATGGaaagttaataaaaataataagggGATATATGTAGGTAGgattacgaaaattatgttgcATTAAGTATTTAATACTTCCTCTGTTCCTTATAGatctattttttagaaaaaaaatttgttttaaaaagatacatttttttaataagtgtgaaaaaacTATAACATAGATCTTTTAAGAACGGATGGAGTATTTGTTAGGCAACATTAATGGGGTGCAAAATGGTTTCCAAAAACGTTTATTGGAATTTTCATTTAACTAGTTTAAATAAATCATATGGgtactaaaattaaataatagtgaCATAACTttgtaattttgtaaataattctaaaaaaataatgacagAATTTCTATacgggatttttttttaatagtgtaGATTATTTCTTAACTCCAAAAATTAAGAGCCAAAGCAATCCAAGCTACAAAAAGGACACGTAAACTTGTCACTTACCATACAAAAACAAAAGGCAAATTCACCAAACAATAAACTTAAGTCGACGTGTAACCCAAACTCCCACCCGATTTTTTCTCTTTACATAACCCCAAGCAGTACATATTATCAACACCGAGTCtcaaacaaacacacacacacatttctCTTCAATTTTTCTTCTTCCAAGAATCTGAATCTACTTTGCTTTCAAACATGAAGAACATCGACGATACTACGTCTCCAATGACCCGTGTTATCGATCCATCTCAACCTCCATCCGACCAAAGCCAACAAGAACCAAGTTTGACCAACGAGGCTTCTTCTGTTTCCGACAAGAAAGATCAAGCTTTACCTGAAGAGAAACCGAAACAGAATCAAGAAAACGAGAGAGCGGTCACGGGGAGAGAGAAGCTAAAGCATCATCGGAGAGAGATGGCAGGAAGAGTTTGGATACCGGAGATATGGGGACAAGAAGAGCTTCTTAAGGATTGGATCGACTGTTCGACGTTTGATACGTGTCTAGTCCCTAACGGGATCTCGTCGGCACGTGCGGCTCTCGTAGAAGAAGCTAGACGAGCTGCTTCAGCTTCTGGTGGGTTACATAATCGTTGCTTGATCTTACGctgaattttttaatatagtaACATATAAATGTGGTTttagcaaaaacaaaacatataaatgtGGTTCTTGTTccgcaatatatattataatagaagACACTATTGGTATATTGTTTATATAGAGTCTTTTTCATATTACTCATAGTTTTAGAGAACATTGCCAATTGTTTTAGTGTATTTCGTTGCCTGTATTGGTAGAGGTGGATATTGAAcgtatattatatgaattttatgaTAGTTTGGGACCCATTCCGTTCGGATCTACACATTCATTAAGGAACTAGATCTTTTATATATCAGACCTCCCATATGTTACATAtgaagaaattaaataaaaatatatattagaaaaacaAATCGAATTTTGAATGTGACATTTAATTTGCCCATTTACCTAATGTTTCATTTGCATGTGCTGAAACCCACCCAATCCTATTGTTAACTTCGTATAAGTCCAATATTCAACATATCTTTTCTATTGGCCTCTTTGCGTCATGAGTTAGGCATATG is from Brassica napus cultivar Da-Ae chromosome A4, Da-Ae, whole genome shotgun sequence and encodes:
- the LOC106351329 gene encoding protein LITTLE ZIPPER 3, whose amino-acid sequence is MERLNSKLYVENCFIMKENERLRKKAELLNQENQQLLVQLKQKLSKANKNPNGSNNDNNVSSSSSASGQS
- the BNAA04G05270D gene encoding protein BIC1; translation: MKNIDDTTSPMTRVIDPSQPPSDQSQQEPSLTNEASSVSDKKDQALPEEKPKQNQENERAVTGREKLKHHRREMAGRVWIPEIWGQEELLKDWIDCSTFDTCLVPNGISSARAALVEEARRAASASGGLHNRCLILR